The DNA region CAGTTTATAGTTGATAACCGTTGATAAATTACttaacatatttaattaattaatgaTTCTACTAATTGATAAATATGAAATGATATAAAAAAACATTCTCAATTAATAATTTAGCAATTAAATTATCTTAtttattataaaattaatttGTATTAGATAAAATTAAACGTAACAATAAACacatataaatatatatattgTAAATTAAACATAACATAAAAATATATTCAACACATAAATATAAATGGGACCtaacctgctctgataccaatttgATATCAATGAGACATATATTGAacaaaaaataaacacacaaagtAGAGATAGAGCAAGAGGAAGTAATTTCTCAATTGTATTTAATTTTTCTGATATGATGATTTTCAATCCATAGCTTGCATGCCTTTATATAGGCTTTGAATTCACAAAAATTAATGGCTAAGCTACTTAAAATGTAAGTATTTAATTTAGGCGATGATACAGGCTGGCCACTACTTTTCCTTTCTTAATTTATAAGTTTAGTGCTAATGGATAATATATGTAGTTTCTAAATGCTTCTAGTTAATACCATTTTTATATCCTAAATCTTCTCACTACTTCTACTTCTTTCTTGATTTAATTCCAACATTGCCTCCCTTAAATCAAGCTTTCATATTTATCATTCCAAGCATCTTCTTCAACTTGTAAAATAACTCAATCTTTAGAGGCTTTGTAAATATATCTGCCATTTGTTCTTCAGTTGGACAGTACTCGATCACCACTTCTTTTTCTGCTATCAACTCTCTTATCTTATGAAACCGAATATCAATGTGCTTGGAACGTCCATGAAAAACCGGATTCTTACTCAGTGCAATTGCCGACTTGTTGTCGCAATATATCTTTGTAGGACTATTCTGCTTGTGATGTATCACTTCTAAAATTCTTCTCATCCATACGGTTTGAGTAGCACAACTGGTTGCTGCAATATATTTTGCTTCTGCAGTAGAAAGTGCAACAACTGGTTGTTTCTTCGAAGACCATGAAATTGCACCTGTTCCTAAATGAAATGTGCACCCTGACGTGCTTTTTCTTGTTTCTATATCTCCAGCCCAATCACTATCTGTGTATCCAACAAGTTCCACTTCATTATTACTAGCATAAAAAATTCCATCAGTCAGTGTACCTTTGATATAACGAAGAATCCTTTTAGCTCCTTGCCAATGACTAACATATGGTTCTTCCATGAATCTGCTGAGCAATCCAACTCCATAAACTATATCTGGTCTTGTCGCAGTCAAATATCTCAGGCTTCCGATCAAACTTTTATATTTGGTTGAGTCTACCTTTTTTCCATCATTTTCTCTTGTCAACTTCAACTTTTCTTCAACAGGTGTGTAAACAGGCTTTGAGTGTTTCATCTTGAACTTCTTCAAAATATCACTCGCATACTTTTTTTGAGAAATGAAAATTCCATCATCTTGTTGGAGGAACTCAATGCCAAGGAAATAAGACATTAGGCCCAAATCTGTCATTTCCAAATGCCGAATCATAGCCTCCCTGAATTTTGTAATCATTTCTGAATTATTTCCAGTGAAAATCAAGTCATCAACATATAGGCACACAATAAGGACATCTCCAGGATCCATGTATTTGATATATAACGTGTGCTCGTGAGGACATCTCTGAAAACCATTCTTCACAAAATAAGAATCAATTTTGTTATACCAAGCTCTTGGTGCCTGCTTCAAGCCATATAATGCTTTCTTCAACCTATAGACTTTATCTTCCTTTCCTTTTACAACATATCCTGCAGGTTGCtcaacatagacttcttcttccagattaccattaagaaatgcagacttaacatccatttgatgtAGTTTCCAACTATTTTGAGCTGATATCGAAATAAGCATTCTAATTGTATCTAAccttgcaacaggtgcaaataCTTCAAAGTAATCAATACCTGGTCTTTGCTTATATCCTTTTGCCACCAATCTTGCTTTATACCGATCAATCTCACCATTGGGTTTGTACTTTGTGTTGTATACCCACTTCACTCCTATAGCTTTCATGTCTGCTGGTAACTCTGTCAGCTCCCATGTTTGATTCTTCTCAATTGCATTGATTTCTTCATTCATAGCTTTTCTCCAATTTTCATCATCAGCTGCTTCTTCAAAAATAAATGGCTCACAATCTGCAAATAAAGCAAAGTTGATAATCTCCTCATCAGATGGGTCATTATCATTACCCAAAACACAATCTTGCAATCTGGCTGGTAATCTATGTGGCCTTTGTTGCTTGTTGGATGTTTCTGGCTCATCAGGCGTTGTTCGTTGTCTGTTGGATGTCTCTGGCTCATCAGGTGTTAGATTATATTCATTTACCTCTTCGTAATCATTTGAGGTTACTATTGGATCTTTTTGTGACTTTGAGGACCAATCCCACGTTCCCCCTTCATCAAAAGTCACATCTCGACTAATAATCACCTTCTTTGTTTTTGGATTGTAAAGCTTATAGGCCTTTGAGTTTGAACTATAACCAACAAAGATACATCTTTCTCCTTTGTCATCTAACTTCTTTCTCAATTGATCTGGTACATGAGCATATGCAATACATCTAAAAATTCTAAGGTGTCGGATTGATGGTTTTCTTCCACTCCAAGCTTCTTCGGGAGTCTTTTCTCGAACACTCTTTGTAGGACACCTGTTTAAAATATAAACTGCAGTAGTAACACCTTCCGCCCAAAATTCCTTAGGCATCTGTTTGGCCTTCAGCATGCATCTCACCATATCCATGATTGTTCTATTCTTTCTTTCAGCAACTCCATTCTGTTGAGGTGTGTACCTTGTTGTTAATTGATGCTCAATTCCATGTTGTTCAAAGAAACTTGTACCAGCGAGGTATTCTTGGCCTCTGTCTGTTCTCAAAGCTTTGATTCTATAACCACTTTGTTTTTCTACAAATGCCTTGAATGTCTTGAAGGCATCACATGCTTCTGATTTTTGTTTCAAGAAATGCACCCAAGTCTTtctactaaaatcatcaataaaagtAATAAAGTACTTACAGCCACTTGGTGTTGGTATTTCCACTGAACATAAGTCTGAATGAATTATCTCTAGCAGCTTCTTTGCTCGCCAAGACATTCCAGTTGGAAATGAATCTCTATGCCTCTTTCCAATTTGACAAGTCTCACATACTCCATTCGGAATATTCACAACAGGCAATCCAGAAACATATTCTTTTCTTGACAAGTAATTCAAGCCAGAAAAATGAAAGTGACCAAATCTCATGTGCCACAACCAATCATCATTTGGAAGAATAGAACTCAAGCAAGGAAATTTTTCATGTTGAATTTTCAAAGGAAATAGGCGGTTCGATGTCATTCTTACTTTTGTGATAAATCTTCCATTTCTGTCCATCAACGTGCAAAAACCATTGTGAATCTGCATGTTGTAACCTTTCTCCGATAGTTGTCCCATACTCAAGAGATTATGATGAAGACCAGAAGCATAGAAAACATCACCAATAAAGTTTTGAGTTCCATTTTTCAACCTGATAGAAATTCGGCCTTTCCCCAAAATTGGAATATTTGAATTATTTCCAAACTTCATGGTAGATTTTACCGTTTCGTTTAGAGAAGAAAATAATTCCTTTTTCCCACACATATGATTACTACAGCCAGTATCCAGATACTAAATATCCTCTTCCTTAGAGAATGTATTACTGGCCAAAAATAAATTTTGTGGATTTTCAAAGTACTCGCCTGTATTTTGATACGAACTTTCTGCCACATTTGCCTGATGTTTGTATCTGCAATCAGCTGCTTTGTGTCCAAACTTTCCACAGTGATAACAACTATAATTCGTCCTTTCTTGGTTGTAGTTACCTCTTCCTCGACCACGATTGTTAAATCCAAAATTGTTTCCTCGACCACGATTGTTGTATCCAAAATTATTTCCACCTCTTCCTTGATTGGATGAATTGAAATTATTGTCTCTCCATTGGTTAAAGTTGCCATGCCCTCTTCCTCCACAATTTCCTCGGCCTCTGCCTCTATAATTTCCTCTTCCTCTGTTGAAAGTATTTTGACCTTTTTCTTCTACAATATATCTTGACTCAGAAGTGTTGTTGAAATTTACCTGACTCTTTAGAGCTTCTTCTTTTACCACTTTTTTGGTCTTTTCTAATATTCTGTTGACATGACTTTCAATGCTTCCCTGTAATTCTGCTACAGGCAGAGTATCTGTATCGTGGGACTCAATTATTGTAGTCACCACATGGTCAAACTTCATCGGCATCGTACGTAGAATTTTTTCTACCACTTTGCTATCTGGAATATCTTCTCCATATACTCGCATCTTGTTGACGAGATTTATAACACGAGAAAAATATTGTTCTACTGTTTCTGAATTTGACATTTCGTACCTTTCATATTCTCTACGCAACGATTGTAATTTGGACTTCTGAGCTTTCTCTACTCCTTTATGTGACAGCTTCAATATGTCCCACGCTTCTTTAGCAGTTTTGGCATTTGCTATTTTGCCAAATATTGAGTAATCAATTTCCTTGATGAATTTGTGAAAGTGCCAACTGGTCCCTTCTACGAGCAACTTCATCAGCTCCTTGTTGTAAACCAGGATCCACAAAGCTCCAAACATTGTGAGCTTTTAAATGTGTTGTC from Lathyrus oleraceus cultivar Zhongwan6 chromosome 1, CAAS_Psat_ZW6_1.0, whole genome shotgun sequence includes:
- the LOC127114817 gene encoding uncharacterized protein LOC127114817, with amino-acid sequence MFGALWILVYNKELMKLLVEGTSWHFHKFIKEIDYSIFGKIANAKTAKEAWDILKLSHKGVEKAQKSKLQSLRREYERYEMSNSETVEQYFSRVINLVNKMRVYGEDIPDSKVVEKILRTMPMKFDHVVTTIIESHDTDTLPVAELQGSIESHVNRILEKTKKVVKEEALKSQVNFNNTSESRYIVEEKGQNTFNRGRGNYRGRGRGNCGGRGHGNFNQWRDNNFNSSNQGRGGNNFGYNNRGRGNNFGFNNRGRGRGNYNQERTNYSCYHCGKFGHKAADCRYKHQANVAESSYQNTGEYFENPQNLFLASNTFSKEEDI